From Streptomyces sp. 6-11-2, one genomic window encodes:
- a CDS encoding ABC transporter permease has protein sequence MSATDTRAAPPPAPPEPAAAPPALRHRLAERGVDRLLLLAVPGVLFLAVLFCYPFFYGLGLSFQPAQGGGPFANYRLFFSDPYLRETLWITLGLAVPAALINCLAAVPVAFRTRGVFRGRRLITTLLVMPITLGTVLTAQGLLGYLGPNGWFNKALLGLGLIDEPLALVHNYWGVLASLIITGFPFSYLLTLSYLTGIDPSLEQAAATLGADWRKRLRYVLLPLLAPGLAITFCLSFVLAFAVFPSAQLVGDPRRTTHVISIEAYQAAFQKFDYSLGSAIAMIMAAVMLAVVVLVLAWRSLLYRGATGGKG, from the coding sequence ATGAGCGCCACCGACACCCGCGCGGCCCCGCCGCCCGCGCCGCCGGAACCCGCGGCCGCCCCGCCCGCGCTCCGCCACCGCCTGGCCGAGCGCGGCGTCGACCGGCTCCTGCTCCTCGCGGTCCCGGGCGTGCTCTTCCTCGCCGTGCTGTTCTGCTACCCCTTCTTCTACGGGCTGGGGCTGTCGTTCCAACCCGCCCAGGGCGGGGGTCCGTTCGCCAACTACCGGCTCTTCTTCAGCGATCCGTATCTGCGGGAGACCCTGTGGATCACCCTGGGCCTGGCCGTGCCCGCCGCGCTGATCAACTGCCTTGCCGCCGTGCCGGTCGCGTTCCGCACCCGCGGAGTGTTCCGCGGCCGGCGGCTGATCACCACGCTGCTGGTCATGCCGATCACCCTCGGGACGGTCCTCACCGCCCAGGGGCTGCTCGGCTACCTCGGCCCCAACGGCTGGTTCAACAAGGCCCTGCTGGGACTCGGCCTCATCGACGAGCCGCTCGCCCTGGTGCACAACTACTGGGGTGTGCTGGCCTCGCTGATCATCACCGGCTTCCCCTTCTCCTACCTGCTGACGCTGTCGTACCTGACCGGTATCGACCCCAGCCTGGAGCAGGCCGCCGCGACGCTCGGCGCGGACTGGCGCAAACGGCTGCGGTACGTGCTCCTGCCGCTGCTCGCACCGGGCCTTGCCATCACCTTCTGCCTGTCGTTCGTGCTGGCGTTCGCGGTGTTCCCGTCCGCCCAACTGGTCGGTGACCCGCGCAGGACCACGCACGTCATCTCGATCGAGGCGTACCAGGCGGCGTTCCAGAAATTCGACTACTCCCTCGGTTCCGCCATCGCCATGATCATGGCCGCGGTGATGCTCGCGGTCGTCGTCCTCGTGCTCGCCTGGCGGTCGTTGCTGTACCGAGGAGCGACGGGAGGCAAGGGCTGA
- a CDS encoding ABC transporter ATP-binding protein has protein sequence MTAARISTLRLAGVTRSFGGHQALRGLDLEISGGEFVALLGPSGCGKSTALNCLAGLLPLTGGQIFLDGERIDQLAPERRGFGMVFQNYALFPHMTVRNNVGFGLKMAKVPRAEAAERVTRALDMVQLTAHAHKRPGQLSGGQQQRVAIARAIVLEPRLVLMDEPLSNLDAALRLEMRAEIRRLHQRLGLTTVYVTHDQEEALSLADRLVVLRDGRTQQIGTPEEVYSRPANRYVASFMGYRTLLDATVTGTRGPHVVVDIAGSPLVGLDRDGVAAGGRVTAAIRPEDLDAVTVDEPADGTSSSGTSGTPGLPATVEVVEYHGRELAVQARLTDGRRVHFRTRKRLAPDESVRLVAPSDRVLVFVAADGDGQPSDSGTGPSRGPGGAGAGDGPAAPGPSAPEPSAPEAGEEDSAGPRSPAAAPADEGAAEPSEKSREARDTPKQVAT, from the coding sequence GTGACCGCGGCCCGTATCTCGACCCTGCGCCTGGCCGGGGTCACCCGCAGCTTCGGCGGACACCAGGCCCTGCGGGGACTGGACCTGGAGATCTCGGGCGGCGAGTTCGTGGCGCTGCTGGGCCCCTCCGGATGCGGCAAGTCCACCGCCCTCAACTGCCTGGCCGGACTGCTGCCGCTGACCGGCGGCCAGATCTTCCTCGACGGGGAGCGGATCGATCAACTCGCCCCCGAGCGACGCGGGTTCGGCATGGTCTTCCAGAACTACGCCCTGTTCCCGCACATGACCGTCCGGAACAACGTCGGCTTCGGCCTGAAGATGGCGAAGGTCCCCAGGGCCGAGGCCGCCGAACGGGTCACCAGGGCCCTGGACATGGTGCAGTTGACCGCTCACGCCCACAAACGGCCCGGTCAGCTCTCCGGCGGGCAGCAGCAGCGGGTCGCCATCGCCCGCGCGATCGTCCTGGAACCGCGGCTGGTGCTGATGGACGAGCCGCTGTCCAACCTCGACGCCGCGCTGCGCCTGGAGATGCGGGCGGAGATCCGCCGCCTGCACCAGCGGCTCGGACTGACCACCGTGTACGTCACGCACGACCAGGAGGAGGCCCTCTCCCTCGCGGACCGGCTCGTCGTGCTGCGCGACGGCCGCACCCAGCAGATCGGCACCCCGGAGGAGGTCTACAGCCGCCCGGCCAACCGCTATGTCGCCTCCTTCATGGGCTACCGCACCCTGCTCGACGCCACCGTCACCGGGACCCGCGGCCCCCATGTGGTCGTCGACATCGCGGGCAGCCCGCTCGTCGGGCTCGACCGTGACGGCGTGGCGGCCGGCGGCCGGGTCACGGCGGCCATCCGCCCCGAGGACCTGGACGCGGTGACCGTGGACGAGCCCGCAGACGGCACCTCCAGCTCCGGCACCTCCGGCACTCCCGGACTGCCCGCGACGGTCGAGGTCGTCGAGTACCACGGACGCGAACTCGCCGTGCAGGCACGGCTGACGGACGGGCGCCGGGTCCACTTCCGCACCCGGAAACGACTCGCGCCCGACGAGTCGGTACGGCTCGTCGCACCGTCCGACCGCGTCCTCGTCTTCGTCGCCGCCGACGGCGACGGACAGCCGAGCGACAGCGGTACCGGTCCGTCCCGCGGACCGGGTGGCGCCGGCGCCGGGGACGGACCGGCCGCCCCCGGACCGTCCGCCCCCGAGCCGTCCGCCCCCGAGGCCGGGGAGGAGGACTCCGCCGGCCCGCGGAGCCCGGCGGCCGCACCGGCGGACGAGGGCGCGGCGGAGCCTTCCGAGAAGTCGCGGGAGGCGCGTGACACCCCGAAGCAGGTGGCCACATGA